One Myxocyprinus asiaticus isolate MX2 ecotype Aquarium Trade chromosome 20, UBuf_Myxa_2, whole genome shotgun sequence genomic region harbors:
- the LOC127411356 gene encoding homeobox protein Nkx-2.8-like has protein sequence MAISNKFRFTVRSILDLPENDTDRVSQHSPADSFSVWTEQDRSHCISSDESNLEALPDSTGPDVLSMDTEHEKGKKRRVLFSKAQTFELERRFRQQRYLSAPEREQLAHLLRLTPTQVKIWFQNHRYKMKRARIECYQDLNQPPVLRRVVVPILVRDGKPCQSCRPSIDTEKGTCIVPPTLPSSSFGVQGFQSLQQQKPFALFPAYQQHFTNTTASRHHFCVW, from the exons ATGGCTATTTCTAACAAGTTCCGTTTCACCGTGAGAAGTATTTTGGATTTGCCCGAAAATGACACCGATAGAGTCTCGCAACATTCTCCAGCTGACTCATTCTCCGTCTGGACGGAACAAGATAGAAGTCATTGCATAT CGTCAGACGAGAGCAACCTTGAGGCTTTACCAGACTCCACCGGGCCGGATGTGCTCTCCATGGATACAGAACATGAAAAGGGGAAGAAGCGTCGCGTTTTATTCTCCAAGGCTCAGACTTTTGAGCTGGAAAGGCGCTTCCGTCAGCAGCGTTACCTGTCCGCTCCAGAGCGAGAGCAGCTTGCGCACCTGCTGCGCCTCACGCCAACGCAGGTGAAGATCTGGTTTCAAAACCACAGATACAAAATGAAGAGAGCGCGGATAGAGTGCTATCAGGACCTCAATCAGCCTCCAGTGTTGCGCAGAGTTGTGGTGCCGATTCTAGTCCGGGATGGCAAACCGTGTCAGAGCTGTAGGCCTTCTATCGACACAGAAAAAGGAACCTGCATCGTTCCACCAACATTACCATCCTCGTCTTTTGGAGTGCAAGGTTTCCAGTCTTTACAGCAACAGAAACCCTTTGCGCTTTTCCCCGCATACCAGCAGCACTTTACCAACACAACTGCTTCCCGTCACCACTTTTGTGTTTGGTGA